From the Caldisericum sp. genome, the window TCGCTTTTAAGTCCCATCTATACCTCCTTAGTTTCATATTATATTGAAAGAAAATTTTTCTCAAAAAAATCAAAAAAATTTCCCTCTTTTAAAATTTCATAGATTTGATTAAAATTATAATTTGGAAAATTCAAAGAAATGTTTTACAATATAAAGGTAAATTTTGATTGAAGTGGGTAATTTTGAGCCCACTTTTTATTTTAAAAGCATATGGAAAAAATAGAAACGATTGTAAGGAAAAATGCAGAACGGTTTAACATGATGGTGATAGAGTTATCTATCACCGGTGATACAATTGAGGCAGTTCTTTACAGGAGAACAAAGGGTATCACTGTTGGTGATTTAGAGGAACTGACAAGGGAAATTCAGCGCGATTTAAAGGCAATTGGTGTTGAAGGAGTTTACGACATTAATCTTTCTACACCAGGACTTGACAGGGTTTTAAAAGACAGAACGGAACTTGATATTTTTGAAGGAAGAGAAGTAAGGTTTACTTACGAAGATGAAAAAGGGCAAACAATAACTGAAGAAGGGATTTTGAAAGGAAACGAAGGCGGTAATGTTAATTTTGAGGTTGATTCCAAAATTGTCTCAATTCCCTTTTCAAGGATTTTAAGAGTTGCATTATTTGAAAGGATGTTTGAGAAAAGAAAAGGGGGTAAAAAGTGATAGACATAGAAACTTTAAGAAACATTGAGAAGGACGAAGGGATTCCTAAAGAAGAGATTATTGAAATAATAATTGAATCAATAAAGGAAGCCTATAAAAAGCATTTCGGAGAAGAGAATGCTGTCGTTAAGGTGAATCTTGCAAAGGGTGAAATAAAACTTTATGCCGAGAAGACAATCGTCGAGCATGTAATGAATCCCATAACGGAAATTTCACCTAAAGAAGCTCTTAACTTTACAGACAATCCCAAAGTGGGAGAGCATGTCCTTATTGAAATCCCCATAAGAACTCTTTCTTCTTCTGCAGTAATGGCGGCAAGGCAGGTTTTTATGCAGAGAATTGCGGAACGCAGGAAAGAGCACCTTGTAAATCTTTTTGCAAATAAAAAAGGGACGATTGTTAAGGGCAGAGTGACAAGGATTAAAGGAAGGGGCTCAATTGGAATGAGTCTTGAAGAAGGGACTCAAACAGTCGAGGGTCTTTTACCTTATGAAGAGCAAATCCCTAACGAGCACCTTATACGTGGCAAAGAGTATGATGTTTATGTAAAAGATGTAAGGCTTGGCGACAGAAATCCCTTGATAATACTCTCGAGAGCCGATCCCGATTTCCTTGCAAAACTTTTCGAAAGGGAAGTCCCTGAAATTGCACAGAAGATTGTTGAGATAAAAGGGATAGTCCGTGCACCTGGAGAAAGGGCAAAAGTTGCAGTTATTAGTAAAGACTTGCATGTTGATCCTGTTGGTGCCTGCATTGGTCCAAGGGGAGCAAGAATAAATAGCGTCTCTAAGGCAATTAATTTTGAAAAAATTGACATTGTGCGATACAGCCCAAACCCTGAGATTTTCATCGCAAACGCCCTTAGCCCTGCCGAAGTTAAAAAGGTAGAGATAATTCCTAATACAAAGGAAGCGAATGTATATGTTGAGAAAAAAGAAGCCCCCGTTGCTATGGGGAAAGATGGGATAAATGTTGCACTTGCATCAAAATTAACAGGATACAACATTCATCTCGTCGAATTGGAAGAAGGTGGAGTAAATGAAGAAAGAAAGTAAACAAGGCAAAAGGGTTTACGAACTTGCAAAAGAACTTGGACTGAAGTCGCAAAATCTTATGGACATTATGCAGGAACTCGGCATCCCTGCAAAGAGCACGCTTTCAACAATTGATTCGGAATCCGCAGCCCTTATAACCGATTATGTAAATGAATTAAAGAACAAGGCAAAAGAGAAAAAAGAAGAACTTGAAAGTATTCCCGACAACATAACACTTGAAGAATTTTCAAGGCATTTTGGTATTCCCGTTGAGGAAGTTCGAGAAAAGATAATGAAATTTGGACTTCCGTTTAAGCCTGCTTACAGATATTCAAGAAAAGAAGTTCACTATTTAGCAGCAGAATTAGGGCTTAAAGTGCCTCCGTTTTTGGATGAGGAATTCAAGAAGCATTTTGTTAAAAGAGCGCCTGTTGTGACCGTAATGGGGCATGTTGACCATGGGAAGACAACCCTTCTTGATGCAATAAGAAAAACAAATGTTGCAGCAAGAGAAAAAGGACAGATAACTCAGGCAATCGGTGCTTCAACCGTAGAGATTCATGGTGAGAAAATAATTTTCATTGATACGCCTGGTCACGAAGCCTTCACCGAGATGAGGTTGAGAGGTTCTTTGGTCACGGATATTGTAATTCTTGTGGTTGCAGCAGATGAAGGTGTAAAGGAACAAACTATTGAGTCTTTAAACCACGCAAAAGCAGCAAAAGTTCCTATAATTGTCGCAGTTAACAAAATTGACAAGCCTGGTGCGGATCCCGAAATGGTAAAACATCAACTTGCAGATAGAGGATTATTGCCCGAGGAGTGGGGCGGTCAAACAGTTTATGTGCATGTATCCGCAAAGACCGGCCAGGGCATCCAGGATTTGCTTGAAATTATAAGGCTTCAAGCAGACCTTCTTGACCTCAAGACCAATCCTAACACAATTGCATCAGGAACTGTGATCGAATCAAGGATTGATAAGAATGTTGGTCCTCTTGCAACTGTGATTGTTCAAACGGGAACTTTAAAGATAGGAACTTATCTCAGAGCTGGAAACACTGTTGGTAAAATAAGATTTTTGAAAGATACCTTTGGGAAAAATGTTAACTCAAGCCCTGCAGTTTCTGCAGTAGAGATAGCAGGGTTGGAAG encodes:
- the nusA gene encoding transcription termination factor NusA; the encoded protein is MIDIETLRNIEKDEGIPKEEIIEIIIESIKEAYKKHFGEENAVVKVNLAKGEIKLYAEKTIVEHVMNPITEISPKEALNFTDNPKVGEHVLIEIPIRTLSSSAVMAARQVFMQRIAERRKEHLVNLFANKKGTIVKGRVTRIKGRGSIGMSLEEGTQTVEGLLPYEEQIPNEHLIRGKEYDVYVKDVRLGDRNPLIILSRADPDFLAKLFEREVPEIAQKIVEIKGIVRAPGERAKVAVISKDLHVDPVGACIGPRGARINSVSKAINFEKIDIVRYSPNPEIFIANALSPAEVKKVEIIPNTKEANVYVEKKEAPVAMGKDGINVALASKLTGYNIHLVELEEGGVNEERK
- the infB gene encoding translation initiation factor IF-2, which codes for MKKESKQGKRVYELAKELGLKSQNLMDIMQELGIPAKSTLSTIDSESAALITDYVNELKNKAKEKKEELESIPDNITLEEFSRHFGIPVEEVREKIMKFGLPFKPAYRYSRKEVHYLAAELGLKVPPFLDEEFKKHFVKRAPVVTVMGHVDHGKTTLLDAIRKTNVAAREKGQITQAIGASTVEIHGEKIIFIDTPGHEAFTEMRLRGSLVTDIVILVVAADEGVKEQTIESLNHAKAAKVPIIVAVNKIDKPGADPEMVKHQLADRGLLPEEWGGQTVYVHVSAKTGQGIQDLLEIIRLQADLLDLKTNPNTIASGTVIESRIDKNVGPLATVIVQTGTLKIGTYLRAGNTVGKIRFLKDTFGKNVNSSPAVSAVEIAGLEEIPEAGEIFYELSSIEEMRQEKEKIEEAKKKAKEEGRVPKTLEELLKEMEEREEKKLYVILKADTQGSLEAVKRAISEIKSPVPIEIVHEGVGGIVKSDVLLASASKGFILGFNVRPVQEALSEAKSRGIEIRTYDIIFELVDEIERLLKGAETKETKEVVVGRVTVKQTFKVPNVGTVAGCLVTDGKVYRGAKVKVIRNNAVIYTTEVSSLKRFKEDVREVVKGYECGIGLKNFNDIKVGDEFEVVEVQQVP